From the Musa acuminata AAA Group cultivar baxijiao chromosome BXJ1-2, Cavendish_Baxijiao_AAA, whole genome shotgun sequence genome, one window contains:
- the LOC135594694 gene encoding probable polygalacturonase — protein MEGLGRTLVRKFCSNSLVSQSKDKTEDWRSRLNHARTGPLSVVGNARHINASEDINEWPIIDPLPSYGRGRDAPGGRYSNLIMGYNLTDVVITGNNGTIDGQGETWWKMFRNKELNYTRGYLIELMYCKQVLISNITLVNSPSWNVHPVYSSHVIVSGITILAPVNSPNTDGIDPDSSSNVRIEDCYIVSGDDCIAIKSGWDEYGIAFNMSSKHIVIRRLTCISPTSAVIALGSEMSGGIQDVRAEDITAIHSESGVRIKTTIGRGAYVKDIFVRRMNLHTMKWVFWMTGTYGQHPDDKFDPKAIPVVQNISYSNVVAENVTMAAKLEGIPGAPFTGICIYNVTAEVVKSKKPIWNCTDVEGVSSHVTPTPCAQIPEYPDRITHCPFPEDDLPVNGVGLEECAYHRAKP, from the exons atggaaggcctaggtcgcacgctGGTGAGGAAGTTCTGTTCGAACTCCCTGGTGAGCCAGTCAAAGGACAAGACTGAAGATTGGCGCAGTCGGCTGAACCACGCTCGTACCGGTCCCCTCAGTGTGGTCggaaatgcccggcacatcaatgcatcggag GATATCAACGAGTGGCCGATCATTGACCCTTTGCCCTCCTACGGTAGAGGAAGAGATGCCCCTGGGGGTAGATACAGTAATCTCATCATGGGATATAACCTAACCGATGTGGTCATAACAG ggAATAATGGAACTATCGATGGACAAGGTGAAACCTGGTGGAAAATGTTCCGTAACAAAGAACTCAATTACACTCGTGGATACCTCATTGAATTGATGTACTGCAAACAAGTGCTGATTTCCAACATTACATTGGTTAACTCTCCATCGTGGAATGTCCATCCAGTGTACAGCAG CCACGTAATCGTCTCAGGCATCACAATTCTTGCACCGGTCAACTCTCCCAACACTGATGGGATCGATCCAG ACTCATCCTCCAATGTCCGCATTGAGGACTGCTACATAGTCTCAGGCGATGACTGCATCGCCATTAAAAGCGGTTGGGATGAGTACGGGATTGCATTCAACATGTCAAGCAAACACATAGTGATCAGACGGCTCACCTGCATCTCCCCCACGAGCGCTGTCATCGCCCTGGGAAGCGAGATGTCGGGAGGAATCCAAGATGTCCGGGCCGAAGACATCACGGCCATCCACTCCGAATCCGGCGTCAGGATCAAGACGACCATCGGAAGGGGAGCTTACGTGAAGGACATATTCGTGAGAAGAATGAATCTGCACACGATGAAGTGGGTCTTCTGGATGACGGGCACCTACGGGCAGCACCCGGACGACAAATTTGATCCGAAAGCCATTCCGGTGGTGCAGAATATCAGTTACAGCAACGTGGTGGCCGAGAACGTGACCATGGCCGCGAAGCTGGAGGGGATTCCCGGCGCGCCCTTCACCGGAATATGCATCTACAATGTGACGGCGGAGGTGGTGAAGTCGAAGAAGCCGATTTGGAACTGCACCGACGTGGAGGGCGTATCGAGTCACGTGACGCCCACTCCCTGTGCGCAGATTCCGGAATATCCAGATCGTATAACGCATTGCCCCTTCCCTGAAGATGATCTACCTGTGAATGGTGTTGGGCTAGAGGAGTGTGCTTATCACAGAGCCAAGCCATGA
- the LOC135594689 gene encoding probable polygalacturonase: protein MAAAAAFGKEKERKGKKKRGYGHDCSCGGGGCVCNSCVYERRGGRRQCGERGCDCGNGNGGGCGSCVWEKKKKKEQDHVIVSGITILAPVNSPNTDGIDPDSSSNVRIEDCYIVSGDDCIAIKSGWDEYGIAFNMSSKHIVIRRLTCISPTSAVIALGSEMSGGIQDVRAEDITAIHSESGVRIKTTIGRGAYVKDIFVRRMNLHTMKWVFWMTGTYGQHPDDKFDPKAIPVVQNISYSNVVAENVTMAAKLEGIPGAPFTGICIYNVTAEVVKSKKPIWNCTDVEGVSSHVTPTPCAQIPEYPDRITHCPFPEDDLPVNGVGLEECAYHRAKP from the exons atggctgcagcagctgcttttgggaaagagaaagaaaggaaagggaaaaaaaaaaggggctacGGCCATGATTgcagctgcggcggcggcggctgcgtTTGCAACAGTTGTGTctacgaaagaagaggaggaagaaggcaatGTGGTGaaaggggctgcgactgtggcaacgGCAACGGCGGTGGCtgcggcagctgcgtttgggaaaagaaaaaaaagaaggaacaagA CCACGTAATCGTCTCAGGCATCACAATTCTTGCACCGGTCAACTCTCCCAACACTGATGGGATCGATCCAG ACTCATCCTCCAATGTCCGCATTGAGGACTGCTACATAGTCTCAGGCGATGACTGCATCGCCATTAAAAGCGGTTGGGATGAGTACGGGATTGCATTCAACATGTCAAGCAAACACATAGTGATCAGACGGCTCACCTGCATCTCCCCCACGAGCGCTGTCATCGCCCTGGGAAGCGAGATGTCGGGAGGAATCCAAGATGTCCGGGCCGAAGACATCACGGCCATCCACTCCGAATCCGGCGTCAGGATCAAGACGACCATCGGAAGGGGAGCTTACGTGAAGGACATATTCGTGAGAAGAATGAATCTGCACACGATGAAGTGGGTCTTCTGGATGACGGGCACCTACGGGCAGCACCCGGACGACAAATTTGATCCGAAAGCCATTCCGGTGGTGCAGAATATCAGTTACAGCAACGTGGTGGCCGAGAACGTGACCATGGCCGCGAAGCTGGAGGGGATTCCCGGCGCGCCCTTCACCGGAATATGCATCTACAATGTGACGGCGGAGGTGGTGAAGTCGAAGAAGCCGATTTGGAACTGCACCGACGTGGAGGGCGTATCGAGTCACGTGACGCCCACTCCCTGTGCGCAGATTCCGGAATATCCAGATCGTATAACGCATTGCCCCTTCCCTGAAGATGATCTACCTGTGAATGGTGTTGGGCTAGAGGAGTGTGCTTATCACAGAGCCAAGCCATGA